One genomic window of Sphingobacterium oryzagri includes the following:
- the bshA gene encoding N-acetyl-alpha-D-glucosaminyl L-malate synthase BshA, whose translation MKIGIVCYPTFGGSGVVATELGKALASNGHEIHFITYSQPARLDFFSENLYYHEVSMAQYPLFDFSPYESALASKLVDVVKFEKLDVLHVHYAIPHASVAYLAKQILASHGINIPVVTTLHGTDITLVGKDKSFSPVVTFSINQSDGVTTVSENLKEQTLEYFDVNRDIRVIPNFIDFSRFHNKSKEHFKRAIAPGNERVITHTSNFRKVKNTQDVVRIFKRVNDVIPSKLLMVGDGPERHNTEELARELGVSQEVRFLGKQDAIEEILSVSDLFLMPSSSESFGLAALEAMACHVPVISSNTGGLPELNVQGISGFLSNIGDVDDMAKHAIYILEDCDRLKVFKDAAFARAQEFDLAKILPLYENYYEEVVSASKKG comes from the coding sequence ATGAAAATTGGTATCGTATGTTACCCAACGTTTGGGGGAAGTGGTGTTGTGGCCACTGAACTGGGCAAAGCCCTGGCCTCCAATGGACATGAAATACATTTTATAACCTATTCTCAACCTGCACGTTTAGACTTCTTTTCTGAAAATCTCTACTACCATGAGGTTTCCATGGCACAATATCCGCTATTTGACTTCTCGCCCTACGAATCAGCGCTGGCCAGCAAGCTGGTCGATGTCGTCAAATTTGAAAAGCTTGACGTCCTGCACGTGCACTACGCCATTCCACATGCGTCTGTCGCGTATTTGGCTAAGCAAATTCTGGCGTCACATGGCATCAATATTCCCGTGGTAACCACTCTACACGGTACCGATATCACGCTTGTTGGTAAAGATAAAAGCTTCAGTCCTGTTGTCACCTTCTCGATCAATCAATCGGATGGCGTTACAACGGTATCCGAAAACCTGAAAGAACAGACCCTGGAATATTTCGACGTAAATCGCGATATCCGTGTTATTCCTAACTTTATTGATTTTTCACGTTTTCATAACAAAAGCAAAGAGCATTTTAAACGCGCTATAGCACCGGGAAACGAGCGCGTCATCACGCATACCTCCAACTTCCGCAAAGTGAAAAACACGCAGGACGTCGTTCGTATTTTTAAACGCGTGAACGACGTGATCCCGAGTAAGCTGCTGATGGTGGGCGACGGTCCGGAACGGCACAATACGGAAGAGCTGGCGCGCGAGCTCGGCGTGAGCCAAGAAGTTCGATTCCTGGGCAAGCAAGATGCTATTGAAGAAATTTTATCCGTATCTGATCTGTTTTTAATGCCTTCATCTTCTGAAAGTTTTGGTTTGGCAGCTCTTGAAGCGATGGCTTGCCATGTTCCGGTCATTTCGTCGAACACAGGCGGGCTTCCGGAGCTCAATGTCCAAGGTATTAGCGGATTTTTGAGCAATATTGGCGATGTGGATGATATGGCAAAACATGCTATTTACATTTTGGAGGATTGCGACCGACTAAAAGTTTTTAAAGATGCTGCTTTCGCGCGTGCACAGGAGTTTGATCTTGCAAAAATTCTCCCCTTATACGAAAATTATTACGAAGAAGTCGTTTCCGCGTCGAAAAAAGGCTAA